The following coding sequences are from one Verrucosispora sp. WMMD573 window:
- a CDS encoding DUF3117 domain-containing protein — translation MAAMKPRTGDGPLEVTKEGRGIVMRVPLEGGGRLVVEMTPDEATALGDALKAAAG, via the coding sequence ATGGCGGCGATGAAGCCGCGGACGGGCGACGGTCCGCTGGAAGTCACCAAGGAGGGCCGGGGCATCGTCATGCGGGTCCCGCTGGAGGGCGGTGGCCGGCTCGTCGTCGAGATGACTCCCGACGAGGCGACTGCTCTCGGTGACGCGCTGAAGGCGGCCGCCGGCTGA
- a CDS encoding leucyl aminopeptidase family protein translates to MLAIRLTAEPERLDTLVLPVRPGAADDAPAEQMPTGVAPPDGVADEVAVLIPVARFRGRAGDVHTQLRPGGTPRRLVLLGIGTGDEAAWRAGGAALARAAKDETHVTLALPAGVAPEAVRGLVEGMLLGSYRFRLGADTDAPTLTDVDLVVTDPEAYEQAVTVARTTARMTRLARDLTNMPSSVKNPQWFAEQVTEAVADLPGLTLRVREPEQLAAEGFGGLLAVGGGSASGPRLVELDWHPADARTHVVLVGKGITFDTGGISIKPVPAMKLMRKDMAGAAAVVAATIGAATLGLPVRVTTLAPLAENMVSGAAFRPGDVIRHYGGLTSETTNSDAEGRLVLADALAYAVQELKPDLLVDLATLTGANAVALGTRTGALYSDNDQLAEELLAAISAAGESAWRMPLPNDYVEHLGSDLADLHSAPTQGASSVLAALYLREFTGDLCDRWLHIDMSAPSWSERADAELTRGATGWGVRGLLRWLAALD, encoded by the coding sequence GTGCTCGCCATCCGTCTGACCGCCGAGCCGGAGCGGCTCGACACCCTGGTCCTGCCCGTGCGGCCCGGTGCCGCCGACGACGCGCCGGCCGAGCAGATGCCGACCGGAGTGGCCCCACCCGACGGGGTCGCCGACGAGGTGGCCGTGCTGATCCCGGTGGCGCGGTTCCGCGGCCGGGCCGGTGACGTGCACACGCAGCTGCGACCCGGAGGTACTCCCCGCCGGCTGGTGCTGCTCGGTATCGGTACGGGGGACGAGGCGGCCTGGCGGGCGGGCGGGGCGGCACTGGCCCGTGCGGCAAAAGATGAGACTCATGTCACACTCGCTCTGCCGGCCGGGGTGGCCCCCGAGGCGGTGCGCGGGCTGGTCGAGGGGATGCTGCTGGGGTCGTACCGGTTCCGGCTGGGTGCGGACACCGACGCTCCCACGCTTACCGACGTCGACCTGGTGGTCACCGACCCCGAGGCGTACGAGCAGGCCGTCACCGTGGCGCGGACCACCGCCCGGATGACCCGACTGGCCCGGGACCTCACCAACATGCCCTCCTCGGTGAAGAACCCGCAGTGGTTCGCCGAGCAGGTCACCGAGGCCGTCGCCGACCTGCCCGGGCTCACGCTGCGGGTACGCGAGCCGGAGCAGCTGGCCGCCGAGGGCTTCGGCGGCCTCCTCGCCGTCGGTGGCGGATCGGCCAGCGGCCCACGCCTGGTCGAGCTGGACTGGCACCCCGCGGACGCCCGCACCCACGTGGTCCTGGTCGGCAAGGGCATCACCTTCGACACCGGCGGCATCTCCATCAAGCCCGTGCCGGCGATGAAGTTGATGCGCAAGGACATGGCCGGTGCCGCCGCCGTCGTGGCGGCCACCATCGGTGCCGCCACGCTGGGCCTGCCGGTCCGGGTGACCACACTTGCCCCGCTGGCCGAGAACATGGTCAGTGGGGCCGCGTTCCGGCCCGGCGACGTCATCCGGCACTACGGAGGCTTGACCAGCGAGACGACGAACTCCGACGCCGAGGGCCGGCTGGTCCTCGCCGACGCCCTGGCGTACGCCGTGCAGGAACTCAAGCCCGACCTGCTTGTCGACCTGGCCACCCTGACCGGTGCGAACGCGGTGGCGTTGGGTACCCGTACCGGCGCCCTCTACAGCGACAACGACCAGCTCGCCGAGGAACTGCTGGCGGCGATCAGCGCGGCCGGCGAGTCGGCCTGGCGGATGCCGCTGCCCAACGACTACGTCGAGCACCTCGGCAGCGACCTGGCCGACCTGCACAGCGCGCCGACACAGGGCGCCAGTTCCGTGCTGGCCGCCCTCTACCTGCGGGAGTTCACCGGCGACCTGTGCGACCGTTGGTTGCACATCGATATGTCCGCACCCTCCTGGAGCGAACGCGCCGACGCGGAGTTGACCAGGGGTGCGACCGGCTGGGGCGTACGCGGGCTGCTGCGCTGGTTGGCGGCGCTGGACTGA
- a CDS encoding O-methyltransferase has product MQFAESYVTEDLVLRTARSLAREVGLDAVTAGAGAALRLLAAAGNARAVVEIGTGTGVSGVWLLRGMRADGVLTTIDVEVEHQRIARRIFAEAGFVSGRTRIITGRALDVLPRLADGAYDLVFVDAEVTAFNACVDAALRLLRPGGVLVLNGALADGRIGDPAARDQETVTVRETVKAIRESEHWIPALLPVGHGLLAAVRC; this is encoded by the coding sequence CTGCAGTTCGCCGAGTCGTACGTCACCGAGGACCTCGTCCTACGGACCGCGCGCAGCCTCGCCCGCGAGGTCGGTCTGGACGCGGTCACCGCGGGCGCGGGTGCCGCGTTGCGCCTGCTCGCCGCCGCCGGCAACGCCCGCGCGGTGGTCGAGATCGGCACCGGCACCGGCGTCAGCGGCGTCTGGCTGCTGCGCGGCATGCGGGCCGACGGGGTGCTCACCACCATCGACGTCGAGGTGGAACATCAGCGGATCGCCCGACGCATCTTCGCCGAGGCCGGCTTCGTCTCCGGCCGGACCCGGATCATCACCGGCCGGGCGCTGGACGTCCTGCCTCGACTCGCCGACGGTGCGTACGACCTGGTCTTCGTCGACGCCGAGGTGACCGCCTTCAACGCCTGCGTGGACGCCGCGCTGCGGCTGCTGCGGCCGGGCGGAGTGCTGGTGCTCAACGGTGCGCTGGCCGACGGTCGGATCGGCGACCCGGCCGCCCGCGACCAGGAGACCGTCACCGTCCGCGAGACGGTGAAGGCCATCCGCGAGTCGGAGCACTGGATTCCGGCGCTGCTGCCGGTCGGCCACGGGCTGCTGGCCGCGGTGCGCTGCTGA